The Chitinophagaceae bacterium genomic sequence TAAAAAAATGCGTATCTACAAAGAACTTTGTTTCGTGGGTAAGAGGTATATGGAGGGAGACAATATCTGCATGTTCAAATATATAGGGGAGGGAAACTTTTTTTATGAATGAATGTGGGAGTGTATCTTTATATTTATCATAAGAGATGATATTGCATTGGAAGTTTTTTAATCTTTTGGCAAGGGCAGTTCCCATAAATCCACATCCTATGATAGCAATTGTTTTTCCTTTGATTTCTGTGCCTCTGTTTTCTTCTCTTTTCCATATTCCATTTCGTATTTCTATGGTGGAGTTTATGATTTTGTTTAGGAGAGCGAGTATGAGAGCGAGGGTATGCTCTGCTACCGCATCTCTGTTTCCTTCGGGAGCATTACAGAGATGGATATTTTTTTTTTTTGCGAGGTCTGTATCTATCAAATCCATTCCTGATCCTGCGCGGGCAATAAGTTTTAATGCAGTGGCTTGGGAAAGAAAGGTATCATCTATTGCTATTTTAGAACGGAGTATTATGGCAAAGTATTGATGGATTTGTTCTAAAATAGTTTTCGCATCCCAATCGGGCTTGTAATCTACGGTGAGTTTTGCTTTTTGAAGTATTTCTATAATGCGTGGATGCATATTATCTACGATGAGTATCCGTTTTTCCATCTGTTAAAAATCTGTAAAAGAAGAATCTATTTTTGGAAATTTGAGAAAATGTATGTGTTTTTCTATATTTTTTGTAAGATATGTTTTTATTTTTCCTGTTTTATCAGAGAATATGAGTATTGCATCTAAGGTACTGTTTTTTTTTAGAAGAGCGATAGATTTTTGAATGCCCAAAACCATACAGGCAGTGGCAATAGCATCGGCATCTGTACAACGAGGTGCAAAAATAGTAGTACTGAGGAGCGTATTTAACTCGGGTTTTCCTGTAAAAGGGCTAATAGTATGTGAGTATTTTTTTCCATTGTGAATGTAATAATTTTTATAATTGCCTGATGTTGCCAAAGCAGTATTTTTGACAGAAACAGTTGCAATTATTGCATCGTCTAAAGAATCTATTGGGTTCTCTATGCCCATTATCCATTCTTGATTTTCTTTATTTTTTCCTTGGCAAACAACCTCACCGCTTATTTCTACCATAAAATTTCGTATTCCTTTTCCCATCAAGTAGTCAGCCACAATATCTACAGCGTATCCACCAGCTATGGCATTGAAATCTAAAGACATTCCTTTCTGTTTGATAGCAAATGTTTCAAAGAGAGATATTTTATCAAAGCCGACAAGGGGAAGCAAAGTACTGACGGTATTAGTATCTTGTATGTTTTTTTTTACAGGACCGAATCCCCATGCATTCACTAATATACCTATGGTCGGGTCAAAAGCACCCTCCGAGAACTGATATATTTTTTTACTTTCTTTTACTATTGTTTTCATATGTTCTGTTTCATAAAAAAATGTATCTGTCGTATTAAAGCGAGATATTTCAGAATTGGGAACATAGAGGGAGAGAGCATTGTTCATTTTGTCTAAAAGAGAATCAATGTTTTTTTGGATAATTTTATTGTTGATGCCCTTATCTCTGTATTTAATATTATAGGTAAGCACTCCCATTGTTTTTCCGCTGAGAAATACTTCTTTCGTGGATTGTTGTTTTATATCTCTCATATACCATACCGTAAAGAGGGCGATAATAAAAATAATGGAAAAAATTCTATTTTTTAATGATTTCATTGTTTGTATATTTTTATAATAATTTCATTCCTTCGGGATAATAATAACACTATTCGTAATTTATAATTCTTTTTTATTTATCTTGCTGTAGTCTAAATTTTTCAATAACATTATACCAATCTAATTGGTATGTTTCATGTCTTTCTAGTATATATTCTTGGGAAGAGAGTATTGTTTTTTTTTGAAAGGAGAACTTGAGATTTCCTTCTTTTTCTTTTCTTATATATGTCCATATTTCTGATTGTGAAAATTTTTCTACCACATCGGGCTTTCCAAATAGAGTGTAGATACATCCTCTATCCGTTTTCCAACCTTCTTTATAAGAAGTGAAGAGAGCATTAGCAGAGGTAATTTTACGAAAATACTTTTGCATGAGGTCTTTTGATTTCTCTACAGAGTTGGTGATGCTCAAAAGAACATTATCTAAATTTTTTTTTTTGTAAGTAAGTATTTTTTTATATTCTTCATCGGTGAGTATATATATCATAGGTTTTACTATTTCTTCTATTCGGACGTAGCGTGGGTAATAAAAAGTTTCTGCTCGTATGGCAGTGGCAGTAGAAGGATTATTTTCTTCTTGTAGAATATAAAGTCCTTGTTTTTTGAAAGTAAAAGGAACGAGAGATGCGATTGCAAAAGAAGAGTCAAAATATGTAGGAGTGGTAGTAGTGTCTGCAAAAACTTCTCCTGCGGGCATGCTTTGAGGGAATTCTTTTTGAGAGTAATATGCAATTATTTTTTTGTCAGAATCTATGCTGAGTGTATCTTTTGTACTGATGAAATGAGAATAGAGAGGTATTTTTTTAGAAGAAAGTATATTGATAAAAAAAGGATTATAACTATTATTTTTTAAAAGCGGTATATCAAAAAAATAAGATTTCCCGTTCTGTATGTTATCAATTTGAAATATAAGGATTGAATTGAGAACATGGGAATTGCAAACATACACACTTTGAATGGAAGGGTATACAATACGTGTCTGTGTGCTATCAAAAATAAATGGTTTGGTTTCTATAATATCCGTATTCTCATAGCTTTCTTTAAAAAAAGTAGAAACCCTATAATCTGTTATGGATTCATTTTTTGGAAGGGTGATTTGAAAAAATATTTGCAGGGAAGTATCTTTTTGAAAGCATCGGTATTTGAACTGTATAGGGGAATCGGGATTATATTGAAAGCTCATATTAAATGCGCTGAGGGGTTGGGCTATTACTGAGGTCTGTATTAGAAAAATATATATATTTGTAATGATTTTCATTTGCTTTTTTATTGAGATATACTTTATTTAGATATACTTTCTGTTTAGTTCTTTTTTAAGGTCTCTTTCTTTTATGACTTCTCGTTTATCATATAATTTTTTACCCTTAGCGAGGGCTATTTCTAATTTTGCGTACCCTTT encodes the following:
- a CDS encoding FAD:protein FMN transferase produces the protein MKSLKNRIFSIIFIIALFTVWYMRDIKQQSTKEVFLSGKTMGVLTYNIKYRDKGINNKIIQKNIDSLLDKMNNALSLYVPNSEISRFNTTDTFFYETEHMKTIVKESKKIYQFSEGAFDPTIGILVNAWGFGPVKKNIQDTNTVSTLLPLVGFDKISLFETFAIKQKGMSLDFNAIAGGYAVDIVADYLMGKGIRNFMVEISGEVVCQGKNKENQEWIMGIENPIDSLDDAIIATVSVKNTALATSGNYKNYYIHNGKKYSHTISPFTGKPELNTLLSTTIFAPRCTDADAIATACMVLGIQKSIALLKKNSTLDAILIFSDKTGKIKTYLTKNIEKHIHFLKFPKIDSSFTDF
- a CDS encoding NAD(P)-dependent oxidoreductase; protein product: MEKRILIVDNMHPRIIEILQKAKLTVDYKPDWDAKTILEQIHQYFAIILRSKIAIDDTFLSQATALKLIARAGSGMDLIDTDLAKKKNIHLCNAPEGNRDAVAEHTLALILALLNKIINSTIEIRNGIWKREENRGTEIKGKTIAIIGCGFMGTALAKRLKNFQCNIISYDKYKDTLPHSFIKKVSLPYIFEHADIVSLHIPLTHETKFFVDTHFFNSFQKKIFFVNTSRGEIVVEKDLLHSIQSGKVVAAALDVLENEKLNTLTQEQKNTLQELSALPQVIFSPHVAGWTHESYQKISEVIGKKIVAFLQKNNKITPNLQSSM
- a CDS encoding GWxTD domain-containing protein; the encoded protein is MKIITNIYIFLIQTSVIAQPLSAFNMSFQYNPDSPIQFKYRCFQKDTSLQIFFQITLPKNESITDYRVSTFFKESYENTDIIETKPFIFDSTQTRIVYPSIQSVYVCNSHVLNSILIFQIDNIQNGKSYFFDIPLLKNNSYNPFFINILSSKKIPLYSHFISTKDTLSIDSDKKIIAYYSQKEFPQSMPAGEVFADTTTTPTYFDSSFAIASLVPFTFKKQGLYILQEENNPSTATAIRAETFYYPRYVRIEEIVKPMIYILTDEEYKKILTYKKKNLDNVLLSITNSVEKSKDLMQKYFRKITSANALFTSYKEGWKTDRGCIYTLFGKPDVVEKFSQSEIWTYIRKEKEGNLKFSFQKKTILSSQEYILERHETYQLDWYNVIEKFRLQQDK